One Glycine max cultivar Williams 82 chromosome 6, Glycine_max_v4.0, whole genome shotgun sequence DNA segment encodes these proteins:
- the LOC100809550 gene encoding senescence-specific cysteine protease SAG39 — MNSFSQNHYLILFLVLSVWTSHVMSRRLSEACTSERHEKWMAQYGRVYKDAAEKEKRFQVFKNNVHFIESFNAAGDKPFNLSINQFADLNDEEFKALLINVQKKASWVETSTQTSFRYESVTKIPATIDWRKRGAVTPIKDQGRCGSCWAFSAVAATEGIHQITTGKLVPLSEQELVDCVKGESEGCIGGYVDDAFEFIAKKGGIASETHYPYKGVNKTCKVKKETHGVAEIKGYEKVPSNNEKALLKAVANQPVSVYIDAGTHAFKYYSSGIFNVRNCGTDPNHAVAVVGYGKALDGSKYWLVKNSWGTEWGERGYIRIKRDIRAKEGLCGIAKYPYYPTA; from the exons ATGAATTCCTTTAGCCAAAACCACTATTTAATTTTGTTCCTTGTTCTCTCTGTGTGGACATCCCACGTAATGTCTCGCAGGTTGTCTGAGGCCTGCACATCAGAGAGACATGAGAAGTGGATGGCACAGTATGGTAGGGTTTACAAGGATGCTGCTGAGAAGGAGAAACGTTTCCAAGTATTCAAAAACAATGTGCACTTCATTGAGTCTTTCAATGCTGCTGGGGACAAACCTTTCAACCTTAGCATTAACCAATTTGCGGACCTTAATGATGAAGAATTTAAGGCTTTACTAATTAATGTTCAGAAAAAGGCAAGTTGGGTGGAGACATCAACACAAACATCGTTTAGGTATGAGAGTGTAACTAAGATTCCTGCTACCATTGACTGGAGGAAAAGAGGTGCTGTCACTCCAATCAAGGACCAAGGCAGATGCG GTAGTTGTTGGGCATTTTCAGCCGTGGCTGCGACCGAGGGTATCCACCAAATTACAACGGGTAAGTTGGTGCCTCTCTCTGAGCAAGAACTGGTTGATTGTGTTAAAGGTGAGAGCGAAGGATGCATTGGTGGTTATGTGGATGATGCCTTTGAATTTATTGCCAAGAAAGGAGGAATAGCAAGTGAAACACACTACCCCTACAAAGGAGTTAACAAGACTTGTAAggttaagaaggaaactcatggTGTAGCTGAGATTAAAGGGTATGAGAAAGTTCCTTCCAATAATGAAAAGGCACTTCTAAAAGCTGTGGCAAATCAACCAGTGTCAGTTTACATCGATGCTGGAACACATGCTTTCAAATATTACTCAAGTGGGATTTTTAATGTAAGAAATTGTGGAACTGATCCAAATCATGCTGTTGCGGTAGTTGGTTATGGAAAAGCTCTTGATGGTTCTAAGTATTGGCTTGTAAAGAATTCATGGGGCACCGAATGGGGTGAGAGAGGGTATATAAGGATCAAGCGAGATATACGTGCCAAGGAAGGTTTATGTGGAATTGCTAAGTATCCCTATTATCCAACTGCTTGA